The following proteins are encoded in a genomic region of bacterium:
- the rsrA gene encoding mycothiol system anti-sigma-R factor produces the protein MNCRECTDLMWQYVDGELDLDSSGELQKHLAQCRECLSQAELERRLKETMRRACGGEHAPARLRERLAKILQLY, from the coding sequence ATGAACTGCCGCGAGTGCACCGATCTCATGTGGCAGTACGTCGACGGCGAGCTCGATCTGGACTCCAGCGGTGAGCTGCAGAAGCACCTCGCGCAATGTCGCGAGTGTCTCTCCCAGGCCGAACTCGAGCGCCGCCTCAAGGAGACGATGCGGCGAGCATGCGGGGGTGAGCACGCGCCCGCACGGCTCCGCGAGCGCCTCGCGAAGATCCTTCAGCTTTATTAG